Proteins from a single region of Roseofilum capinflatum BLCC-M114:
- the pyrR gene encoding bifunctional pyr operon transcriptional regulator/uracil phosphoribosyltransferase PyrR encodes MTAQIVEILDADEIRRTLTRLASQIIEKSGELSQIVLLGIHTRGVPLAHLIAEQITLLEQTSVPVGALDVTFYRDDLDQIGVRTPAKTEIPLDLSGKTVVLVDDVIYKGRTIRAALNAVSDYGRPAEIWLVVLVDRGHRELPIHPDFSGKQLPTSREENVKVYLKEVDGYDAVELITRNTSGDVSE; translated from the coding sequence ATGACCGCTCAAATTGTTGAAATTCTTGATGCTGACGAAATTCGTCGCACCTTAACTCGGTTAGCCTCCCAGATTATAGAAAAATCCGGGGAATTATCGCAAATTGTCCTCCTGGGTATCCATACCCGTGGAGTCCCTTTAGCCCATTTAATTGCCGAACAAATTACGCTGCTTGAACAAACCTCCGTTCCAGTTGGAGCCTTAGATGTTACCTTTTATCGGGATGATTTGGATCAAATTGGGGTGCGAACTCCAGCAAAAACGGAAATTCCCCTGGATTTGTCGGGCAAAACCGTAGTTTTAGTGGATGATGTGATCTACAAAGGGCGGACAATTCGAGCGGCCCTGAATGCGGTTAGTGATTATGGTAGACCCGCAGAAATTTGGCTGGTGGTGTTGGTGGACAGGGGTCATCGAGAATTACCGATTCATCCTGATTTTAGTGGGAAACAATTGCCGACCTCTAGGGAAGAAAATGTGAAAGTGTATTTAAAGGAAGTGGATGGCTATGATGCGGTAGAGTTAATTACTCGCAATACCAGTGGAGATGTTTCAGAGTAA